From Hyla sarda isolate aHylSar1 chromosome 5, aHylSar1.hap1, whole genome shotgun sequence, a single genomic window includes:
- the LOC130274243 gene encoding RNA-binding protein 12-like, whose amino-acid sequence MARIVRLQGLPPNADSSHIKNFFSELRIPPYGVVIIGGVNGEAFVRFKKVSCVPLALKMSGQLLMGFPVYVSVDNKYKAAFQQHPNRCTHKCIPGYLRITYRPLDAQLYHVKSIFKELSMKSVIKVRNGQALVHFGESRHVQRILGTYQWPQHKREMKRNGKRIVFSVLSVKHSNEKEWISWGGKIKPCPHKNKQKQGSKWLPEMSVNDHDTVCIREFYAHLVNVSLRAEKSHIRKFLFEIVGDSQITFLCDKNGSRLRECFVMFVTENDYIRALELDKAVLKGRRVRVLPISKENMMELIKSKKEVVLEDTALEDKGIEPELKYLYLRNFAACVCKLDVLDFLTGFTLTEKDICLLYNDHGDSLGEALVRFSTKEEASRAEKLNHKRFQDTEILLRRISEEQLKVFGVDCFLDHSTAKQDFCASVSEADDGIY is encoded by the coding sequence ATGGCGCGGATTGTGCGATTACAAGGTCTTCCACCTAACGCAGACTCCAGTCACATTAAAAATTTCTTTAGTGAATTGAGGATTCCTCCTTATGGTGTTGTAATTATTGGTGGTGTAAACGGAGAggcttttgttagatttaagaAAGTGTCTTGTGTGCCCTTGGCTCTGAAAATGTCAGGCCAACTACTGATGGGTTTTCCAGTATATGTTTCAGTAGATAACAAGTACAAAGCAGCATTTCAGCAGCATCCTAATCGCTGCACACACAAATGTATCCCTGGCTATTTACGTATAACCTACAGACCCTTAGATGCCCAACTTTATCATGTAAAAAGTATTTTCAAAGAATTGTCTATGAAAAGTGTAATTAAAGTTAGAAATGGGCAGGCCCTTGTACACTTTGGGGAATCGCGTCACGTCCAAAGGATCCTGGGGACTtatcaatggcctcaacataaacGGGAAATGAAAAGGAATGGAAAGCGAATTGTGTTTTCTGTATTATCTGTTAAACATTCGAATGAAAAGGAATGGATCTCCTGGGGTGGTAAAATTAAGCCATGTCCGCATAAGAACAAGCAAAAACAAGGAAGCAAATGGTTACCAGAAATGTCCGTGAATGATCACGACACTGTGTGCATTCGCGAGTTTTATGCACATCTAGTGAATGTAAGTCTCCGTGCTGAAAAATCACACATAAGGAAGTTTTTGTTCGAAATTGTTGGCGACTCCCAGATCACATTTCTGTGTGACAAAAATGGCAGCAGACTACGGGAATGCTTTGTGATGTTTGTCACAGAAAATGACTACATACGGGCTCTTGAGCTGGACAAAGCAGTTCTCAAGGGTCGTCGTGTGCGGGTGCTGCCCATCTCCAAAGAGAATATGATGGAATTAATCAAAAGCAAGAAAGAAGTTGTCTTGGAGGATACAGCTTTAGAGGACAAAGGGATAGAACCTGAACTAAAATACTTATATTTAAGAAACTTTGCAGCTTGTGTGTGTAAACTTGATGTTCTTGACTTTTTAACTGGATTTACTTTGACTGAAAAGGACATATGTCTGTTGTATAATGATCATGGGGACAGTCTGGGAGAAGCGCTTGTCAGATTCTCAACAAAAGAAGAAGCATCCAGGGCTGAAAAACTAAACCATAAAAGATTCCAGGACACAGAGATCCTGTTGAGACGCATCTCCGAGGAGCAGCTGAAAGTATTTGGTGTGGACTGTTTCCTAGACCATTCTACAGCTAAGCAAGACTTCTGTGCAAGTGTGAGCGAAGCGGATGATGGGATTTATTGA